From a region of the Erythrobacter neustonensis genome:
- a CDS encoding sensor histidine kinase — translation MTATDYDEDVPMQASENRQMFGYLTSRPWIPLVLGFALVLGVGVITTLTVAASQTYNREVRRALVTLGAADSVTLSILEMNSAQRGYILNRDEAFRKRFIQARSDLDRDLRALKSEYAVLDLPEGLEEEVEIAVNDRLSAFNEINRMLTADDVAGAGRYSAEARLFTDNVRDALRKVKQVAYNRLYASQRAATAAGDRAYLLIIAGLVMACLLILGSIVLLVRRSGELEKANEEVRQLAETLEHRVEERTADLAEANEEIQRFAYIVSHDLRSPLVNIMGFTAELEDAQRTMADYATAEDSAVPPDVREAIVTDMPEAMGFIRAATGRMDRLIKAILQISREGRRTLTRDTIDLRALFEGIADSLSGQTDAAGATITVGDLPEVEGDRTALEQVFGNLLDNAVKYLRPGVPGEIKVTGEQRGKRVVIRVEDNGRGIAAHDRRRVFELFRRSGEQDRPGEGIGLAHVQALVRRLGGQIHVESELGEGSCFTVTLPLTMATRN, via the coding sequence ATGACCGCTACCGATTATGACGAAGACGTGCCGATGCAGGCTTCGGAAAATCGGCAGATGTTCGGTTATCTGACCAGCCGCCCGTGGATCCCGCTGGTGCTGGGCTTTGCACTGGTGCTGGGCGTGGGCGTCATCACCACCCTCACCGTTGCCGCATCGCAGACTTATAACCGGGAAGTGCGCCGTGCGCTGGTGACACTGGGGGCAGCGGACTCGGTGACGCTGTCGATCCTCGAAATGAACTCGGCGCAGCGCGGCTACATCCTCAACCGCGATGAGGCCTTTCGCAAACGCTTCATCCAGGCGCGTTCCGATCTCGACCGCGATCTGCGCGCGCTGAAAAGCGAATATGCGGTTCTCGATCTGCCCGAGGGGCTCGAGGAAGAAGTCGAGATCGCGGTGAACGACCGGCTTTCGGCCTTCAACGAAATCAACCGCATGCTGACCGCCGACGATGTCGCGGGCGCGGGCCGCTATTCCGCCGAGGCACGACTGTTCACCGACAACGTCCGCGATGCGCTGCGCAAGGTCAAGCAGGTAGCCTACAACCGATTATATGCCAGCCAGCGCGCCGCCACGGCCGCGGGCGACCGCGCCTATCTTCTGATCATTGCGGGCCTTGTCATGGCCTGCCTGTTGATCCTGGGTTCGATCGTGCTGCTGGTGCGCCGCAGCGGCGAACTGGAAAAGGCCAATGAAGAGGTCCGTCAATTGGCCGAAACGCTCGAACATCGGGTCGAGGAACGCACCGCCGACCTTGCCGAAGCCAATGAGGAAATTCAGCGGTTCGCCTATATCGTCAGCCACGATCTGCGCAGCCCGCTGGTCAACATCATGGGCTTCACCGCCGAACTCGAAGACGCGCAGCGGACGATGGCCGATTACGCCACTGCTGAAGACAGCGCCGTGCCGCCCGACGTGCGCGAGGCGATCGTCACCGACATGCCCGAAGCGATGGGCTTTATCCGCGCCGCGACCGGACGGATGGACCGGTTGATCAAGGCGATCCTGCAAATCTCGCGCGAGGGGCGCCGCACGCTCACCCGCGACACGATCGATCTTCGCGCGCTGTTCGAGGGGATTGCCGACAGCCTTTCGGGGCAGACCGATGCTGCCGGTGCGACGATCACCGTTGGCGACCTGCCCGAAGTCGAGGGCGATCGCACCGCGCTCGAACAGGTGTTCGGCAACCTGCTCGACAACGCGGTCAAATATTTGCGCCCCGGTGTGCCGGGCGAGATCAAGGTCACCGGCGAACAGCGCGGCAAGCGCGTGGTGATCCGCGTCGAAGACAATGGCCGGGGCATTGCCGCGCATGATCGCCGCCGCGTGTTCGAACTGTTCCGCCGCTCGGGCGAACAGGATCGCCCCGGCGAAGGCATCGGCCTTGCCCATGTGCAGGCACTGGTTCGCCGGCTTGGCGGGCAGATCCATGTCGAGAGCGAGCTGGGCGAAGGAAGCTGCTTTACCGTTACCCTGCCGCTGACTATGGCCACGCGAAACTAA
- a CDS encoding GlsB/YeaQ/YmgE family stress response membrane protein, giving the protein MNLIIILIVGGILGWLASIVMRTDGQQGIFLNIVVGIVGALLAGFLITPLIGGAPITSGAFDIRSLIASFIGAVVLLGIINLFRRGRVR; this is encoded by the coding sequence ATGAACCTTATCATCATTCTTATCGTCGGCGGCATTCTGGGCTGGCTCGCCAGCATCGTGATGCGCACCGACGGCCAGCAGGGCATCTTCCTCAACATCGTCGTCGGCATCGTCGGCGCACTGCTCGCCGGCTTCCTGATCACCCCGCTCATCGGCGGCGCTCCGATCACCAGCGGTGCCTTCGACATCCGTTCGCTGATCGCTTCGTTCATCGGTGCGGTTGTCCTGCTCGGGATCATCAACCTCTTCCGTCGTGGCCGCGTGCGTTAA
- a CDS encoding response regulator — protein MSGKCKILIVDDHRITQTGLCLLFAPLERYEVVGTLDRGATVNAFVQSQPVDLVILDLNLPDVHGVNVLAEIVGSRDMTVIIVTGETHLNEIHSALKLGARAVVSKGDPPEQIIAACDAAISGELYFSTAISEALGKYQQPPVALSSRQMAILHYLAQGESNKEIAYRLAIAPPTVSFHIAELRRKLDAPHNRKIVERAVELNLL, from the coding sequence ATGAGCGGCAAATGCAAGATCCTGATTGTCGACGATCACCGGATCACGCAAACCGGACTTTGCCTGCTGTTCGCCCCGCTCGAACGATACGAGGTGGTCGGCACGCTTGATCGTGGCGCGACGGTCAATGCCTTTGTGCAGTCGCAGCCGGTCGATCTCGTAATCCTCGATCTCAATCTTCCCGATGTCCACGGGGTCAACGTGCTCGCCGAAATCGTCGGATCGCGCGACATGACGGTGATCATCGTGACGGGCGAGACGCATCTCAACGAAATCCATTCGGCCCTCAAGCTGGGCGCGCGCGCCGTGGTGAGCAAGGGCGATCCTCCCGAACAGATCATTGCCGCATGCGATGCGGCGATTTCAGGGGAGCTCTATTTTTCGACCGCGATCAGCGAGGCGCTGGGCAAATACCAGCAGCCCCCCGTCGCCCTGTCGTCGCGCCAGATGGCGATCCTGCACTATCTTGCTCAAGGCGAAAGCAACAAGGAGATCGCCTACCGGCTGGCGATCGCGCCGCCGACGGTGTCGTTCCACATCGCCGAACTGCGGCGCAAGCTCGACGCGCCGCACAACCGCAAGATCGTCGAGCGCGCGGTCGAGCTAAACCTGCTGTAA
- a CDS encoding sigma-70 family RNA polymerase sigma factor: MPEPDAEPHAEPLSPEDLDAFKSQMVALIPALRAFARGLCRDRVLADDLVQEAMMRAWASRHTYQTGTNFRAWMFMILRNHYFSGSKKRARYTVWDPEAAERILVQDATQESGLHVDDVMRAIHRLPEQQREILLLVAGAGLSYEEAAEVTGANIGTVKSRLNRGRAAVKAIIDGSNASAAA, encoded by the coding sequence ATGCCCGAGCCCGATGCCGAGCCCCATGCCGAACCCTTGTCCCCCGAAGATCTCGATGCTTTCAAATCCCAGATGGTCGCCCTGATCCCGGCGCTGCGTGCGTTTGCCCGCGGCCTTTGCCGTGATCGCGTACTGGCCGATGATCTGGTGCAGGAAGCGATGATGCGCGCCTGGGCCTCGCGTCACACCTACCAGACCGGCACCAACTTCCGCGCCTGGATGTTCATGATCCTGCGCAACCACTATTTCTCCGGCTCGAAGAAGCGCGCGCGTTATACCGTGTGGGATCCGGAAGCAGCCGAACGCATCCTTGTGCAGGATGCGACGCAGGAATCGGGGCTGCACGTCGATGACGTGATGCGCGCGATCCACCGCCTGCCCGAACAGCAGCGCGAAATCCTGTTGCTGGTTGCAGGTGCAGGCCTGAGCTACGAAGAGGCCGCCGAGGTTACCGGCGCCAATATTGGCACGGTCAAAAGCCGCCTCAATCGCGGCCGCGCGGCGGTGAAAGCGATCATCGACGGGTCCAACGCCTCGGCCGCGGCCTGA
- a CDS encoding TonB-dependent receptor: protein MAAIYRSALAGSAAALVCIVAAPAAQAQQAGIAITVVDPQGAGVPGAEISIENPAIGLSRNAITDARGMVQLGGLSTAGVYRVSVTRAEGFAPLAAQAVDLRANFTRSVILQLEAAGEPGIVVTAARAITALNTANAEISASLGKAQLQALPIEGRDVTAALIRLPNVVASTGFFPEAPAISINGSNGLDTNYLLDGLDNNENFLGGIKFPVPLGFTREVTVLANSYSAAYGRTANGIVNYTSPSGSNDFTGEAYLLVRPGRPLDSPSAFPRRDLSGNFVGESFERYQAGFAAGGALQRSRTFLYANYEFTADRNTQVVDAPLLGVVGNVTGRNRFHLGSLRLDHRLTGDWTLGLRANVGRVTIDRPGGALGGGNATFPSAGSQQDRFSTLLAATASYAGANFSYDGAVQFSRFRWDYGEAAGAPGPQVTVRGPSGLVAAVVGNPGYVFDSLEETWQTTHRLTREIGAHRISAGVDVIASDFALLGGGNPFGNYTVDLTAAEAASLAGRGLALGAQDILALDPVVANYAVELRPQRFGTGQALVALYLEDAWDLAANLTATLGVRWDYDTLTEAGAGRGDTDNIAPRLAVNWQPDARSAVRFGAGIFTGKLSYAVVSDALQRNTTAPGFVSQLAQLQAAGAIPAGVDLADLTFAGNLTVSPPCARVSACPPPEAVQALRDSATLGEARILSPTGYDNPWSLQLSAGYQYAASDALTLSVDALYSRSHNLARLRDFNAPSPFTPDLAALTPANIALLRSLPDNAARLALAQSLGLVRSQADADATRPVGLVPGGARQITVTETAGRAEYLALIVQAIKARGPDDYAFRASYTLSRLRNDTDDINFRSSNANDFAGEWGPSANDRRHVISLVGYFYPAPCWTLTAAGLFQSGQPVNLVPDAGIFGTQDLNGDGASFGENYLGNSDRYPGERRNSARLPWSASVDLGVRYALPVAGGRIEASADVFNVLNANNQSGFANAATTSNQIQLGGGAPFVQRNAGPPRQFQFGIAYRF from the coding sequence ATGGCGGCGATCTATCGCAGCGCGCTTGCGGGCAGCGCAGCAGCACTTGTCTGTATTGTCGCGGCGCCGGCGGCTCAGGCGCAGCAGGCAGGGATCGCGATCACCGTGGTCGATCCGCAAGGCGCGGGCGTTCCGGGTGCCGAAATCAGCATCGAAAACCCCGCAATCGGCCTGTCGCGCAACGCGATCACCGATGCGCGCGGCATGGTGCAACTGGGCGGGTTGAGCACCGCGGGCGTATACCGCGTATCGGTGACGCGCGCCGAAGGCTTCGCCCCGCTCGCCGCGCAGGCGGTGGATCTGCGCGCGAATTTCACCCGCAGCGTGATCCTGCAACTGGAAGCCGCAGGCGAGCCCGGCATCGTCGTCACTGCCGCGCGCGCGATCACCGCGCTCAACACCGCCAATGCCGAAATTTCCGCCTCGCTCGGGAAGGCGCAGTTGCAAGCCCTGCCGATCGAGGGGCGCGATGTGACAGCGGCGCTGATCCGGCTGCCCAATGTCGTGGCATCGACCGGGTTCTTCCCCGAAGCGCCGGCGATTTCGATCAACGGATCGAACGGGCTCGACACCAATTATCTGCTCGACGGCCTCGACAACAACGAGAACTTTCTAGGTGGGATCAAGTTTCCCGTGCCGCTGGGCTTCACCCGCGAAGTCACCGTGCTGGCCAACTCCTATTCGGCCGCCTACGGGCGCACCGCTAATGGCATAGTCAATTATACCAGCCCGTCGGGAAGCAACGATTTTACGGGCGAGGCCTATCTGCTGGTGAGGCCCGGCAGGCCGCTGGATTCCCCCTCTGCCTTCCCCCGCCGCGACCTGTCGGGCAATTTTGTCGGCGAAAGCTTCGAACGCTATCAGGCGGGCTTTGCCGCAGGCGGCGCCTTGCAGCGAAGCCGCACCTTCCTTTACGCGAACTACGAATTCACCGCCGATCGCAACACGCAGGTGGTCGATGCGCCCTTGCTGGGCGTGGTGGGCAATGTGACGGGACGCAACCGTTTCCATCTGGGCTCGCTCCGGCTCGATCACCGGCTGACGGGCGACTGGACCTTGGGCCTGCGCGCCAACGTCGGCCGCGTGACGATCGACCGGCCGGGCGGCGCGTTGGGCGGCGGCAATGCCACCTTCCCTTCGGCAGGATCGCAGCAGGACCGGTTCTCGACGCTGCTGGCGGCCACCGCGAGCTATGCCGGGGCAAATTTTTCCTATGACGGCGCGGTGCAGTTCAGCCGCTTCCGGTGGGACTACGGCGAGGCCGCGGGCGCGCCGGGGCCGCAGGTGACTGTGCGCGGGCCATCGGGACTGGTCGCCGCCGTGGTCGGCAACCCGGGCTATGTCTTCGACAGTCTGGAAGAAACCTGGCAGACCACCCACCGCCTCACGCGCGAGATCGGCGCGCACCGCATCAGCGCAGGGGTCGATGTGATCGCGTCCGACTTCGCCTTGCTGGGCGGGGGCAATCCTTTTGGCAACTACACCGTCGATCTGACCGCGGCCGAAGCGGCAAGCCTTGCGGGCCGCGGCCTTGCCCTTGGCGCGCAGGATATCCTCGCGCTCGATCCGGTGGTGGCGAATTACGCGGTCGAACTGCGCCCGCAACGCTTCGGCACGGGGCAGGCGCTGGTCGCGCTCTATCTCGAGGATGCATGGGACCTTGCCGCCAATCTGACCGCGACACTGGGCGTGCGGTGGGATTACGATACGCTGACCGAAGCCGGGGCAGGGCGCGGCGATACCGACAACATCGCCCCGCGGCTGGCGGTGAACTGGCAGCCCGATGCGCGTTCGGCGGTGCGGTTCGGGGCGGGGATATTTACCGGCAAGCTCAGTTATGCCGTGGTCTCGGACGCGCTGCAGCGCAATACGACTGCGCCGGGGTTCGTTTCGCAATTGGCGCAATTGCAGGCAGCAGGGGCAATTCCCGCGGGCGTTGACCTTGCCGATCTGACCTTCGCGGGCAACCTCACCGTCTCCCCGCCCTGCGCGCGGGTAAGCGCATGTCCGCCGCCCGAAGCGGTGCAGGCCTTGCGCGACAGCGCCACCTTGGGCGAGGCGCGGATTCTGAGCCCCACCGGCTATGACAACCCGTGGAGCCTGCAACTGAGCGCAGGCTATCAATATGCGGCGAGCGATGCGCTGACGCTGTCGGTGGATGCGCTTTACAGCCGCTCGCACAATCTGGCGCGGCTGCGCGATTTCAATGCGCCGTCGCCCTTCACGCCCGATCTTGCCGCGCTGACCCCGGCGAATATCGCGCTGCTGCGCAGCCTGCCCGACAATGCCGCGCGGCTCGCGCTGGCGCAGAGCCTTGGGCTCGTCCGCTCGCAGGCCGATGCCGATGCCACGCGTCCGGTTGGACTGGTGCCGGGCGGCGCGCGGCAGATCACCGTCACCGAAACCGCCGGGCGGGCCGAATATCTCGCGCTGATCGTGCAGGCGATCAAGGCGCGCGGGCCGGATGATTATGCTTTCCGCGCCAGCTACACCCTGTCGCGGCTGCGCAACGACACCGACGACATCAATTTCCGCAGCAGCAATGCCAATGACTTCGCGGGCGAATGGGGTCCTTCGGCGAATGACCGGCGGCACGTTATCTCGCTCGTCGGCTATTTCTATCCCGCACCGTGCTGGACGCTGACCGCAGCGGGGCTGTTCCAGTCGGGCCAGCCGGTCAACCTCGTCCCCGATGCGGGCATTTTCGGGACGCAGGATCTCAACGGCGACGGGGCGAGCTTCGGTGAGAACTACCTCGGCAATTCGGATCGCTATCCGGGCGAGCGGCGCAATTCGGCGCGGCTGCCCTGGTCGGCGAGCGTCGATCTGGGGGTGCGGTATGCGCTGCCGGTGGCGGGCGGGCGGATCGAGGCGAGCGCGGATGTGTTCAACGTGCTCAACGCCAACAACCAGAGCGGTTTTGCCAATGCGGCGACCACGTCGAACCAGATCCAGCTTGGCGGCGGCGCGCCATTCGTGCAGCGCAATGCCGGACCGCCGCGGCAATTCCAGTTCGGGATTGCCTATCGGTTCTGA
- a CDS encoding response regulator: protein MAPGDHHQVTILMVEDDLGHARLIEKNIRRAGVMNEIIHAADGTTALDHLRKGMGPSHRPFLVLLDLNLPDMSGTTILEHLKSDPGLRRFPVIVLTTTDDEREIQRCYDLGANVYITKPVDYEAFTTAIRQLGLFLAVMQVPQPDDGA from the coding sequence ATGGCTCCAGGAGACCATCATCAGGTTACGATCCTCATGGTCGAAGACGACTTGGGCCACGCCCGGTTGATCGAGAAGAACATCCGCCGCGCCGGCGTGATGAACGAAATTATCCACGCTGCCGATGGCACCACCGCGCTCGATCACTTGCGCAAGGGCATGGGCCCCTCGCACCGCCCGTTCCTGGTGCTGCTCGATCTCAACCTGCCCGACATGAGCGGGACGACGATCCTTGAGCACCTCAAGTCCGATCCGGGCCTGCGCCGGTTCCCGGTGATCGTGCTGACCACCACCGATGACGAACGCGAAATCCAGCGCTGCTACGATCTGGGCGCCAACGTCTACATCACCAAGCCGGTCGATTACGAAGCCTTCACCACGGCGATCCGGCAGCTCGGGCTGTTCCTCGCGGTGATGCAGGTTCCGCAGCCGGACGACGGAGCGTGA
- a CDS encoding Na+/H+ antiporter subunit G codes for MSDLAVLSQWLVAALIVLGGSFALIGSWGLVRLPTLMERLHGPTKATTLGLGGILLASVLWFQLVRGTWTTHELLVSVFLFMTAPISANMIAKVHLHRMRVGEADALPSPAGPPAPPPGGVDWATHEAPHEGSPGDMEGD; via the coding sequence ATGAGCGACCTTGCCGTCCTGTCGCAATGGCTGGTCGCCGCGCTGATCGTGCTGGGCGGCAGCTTCGCGCTGATCGGCAGCTGGGGGCTGGTGCGCCTGCCAACGCTGATGGAGCGATTGCATGGCCCCACCAAGGCGACAACGCTGGGGCTTGGTGGCATTCTGCTGGCATCGGTGCTGTGGTTCCAGCTGGTGCGCGGCACGTGGACCACGCATGAATTGCTGGTGTCGGTGTTCCTGTTCATGACCGCGCCGATCAGCGCCAACATGATCGCCAAGGTGCACCTGCACCGGATGCGCGTGGGCGAGGCGGATGCGCTGCCCAGCCCTGCCGGGCCGCCCGCGCCGCCGCCGGGCGGGGTGGACTGGGCGACGCACGAAGCGCCGCACGAAGGCTCGCCGGGCGACATGGAAGGCGACTAG
- a CDS encoding Na+/H+ antiporter subunit E, with product MIARLFPHPGLTALLTAMWLVMVGEISFGALLLGLVFGIIVPIFTAAWWPGRPRVRYVPALFYVLLVLRDIVVANFEVAAIILFKRSADLRPAWLTVPLDLDSIEAITVFAGTISLTPGTVSADVSACGKYLLVHALHAPDPAGEVTKVKTRYEARLKEIFR from the coding sequence ATGATCGCGCGCCTTTTCCCGCATCCGGGTCTCACCGCGCTGCTCACCGCGATGTGGCTGGTGATGGTGGGCGAGATCAGTTTCGGTGCGCTGCTGCTCGGCCTCGTGTTCGGGATCATCGTTCCCATCTTCACGGCCGCCTGGTGGCCCGGTCGCCCGCGCGTGCGCTACGTTCCCGCGCTGTTTTATGTCCTCCTCGTGCTGCGCGACATCGTGGTCGCCAATTTCGAGGTCGCCGCGATCATCCTGTTCAAACGCTCCGCCGATCTGCGTCCCGCCTGGCTGACCGTGCCGCTCGATCTCGACAGCATCGAGGCGATCACGGTGTTCGCGGGCACGATCAGCCTGACGCCCGGAACAGTGTCCGCCGATGTTTCGGCCTGCGGGAAATACCTGCTTGTCCACGCGCTCCACGCGCCCGACCCGGCAGGCGAGGTGACCAAGGTCAAGACGCGTTACGAGGCGCGGTTGAAGGAGATCTTCCGATGA
- a CDS encoding sensor histidine kinase, whose product MTDRAPQPRLLYIDDDDGFARLLSRALTRMGFVVTHAPDGASGLARLEAGTFDVIALDHYMPGLSGEQTLEKIVAMPAPPPVVYVTASDETQVAVSALKSGAADYVIKDMGAGFFDLLAEILRQAMEGDRLRRAEQAAQIEVAAARERAEVLLIEVNHRVANSLTLVVSMAHLQAAALPPGEAKQAIEDFANRVYAIAQVHKRLYTSQDIRAVQLDTYLAELVRDLHRSVTSQKAITRITFDCPPLSVSTDRAISIGVILSELITNVTKYAYPGERRGEVRVRILCDDSGVARLEVDDDGVGISGDTPTGTGLGTQVMDALAHGLSGRIELSRRDRGTRATLHFEANCVPD is encoded by the coding sequence GTGACCGACCGGGCGCCTCAACCGCGCCTGCTGTACATCGATGACGACGACGGGTTCGCACGCCTGCTGTCGCGTGCACTGACCCGGATGGGTTTTGTCGTCACCCACGCCCCCGACGGTGCCAGCGGGCTTGCGCGGCTGGAAGCCGGGACCTTCGATGTCATTGCGCTCGATCACTACATGCCCGGCCTTTCGGGCGAGCAGACGCTCGAAAAGATCGTCGCGATGCCCGCCCCGCCCCCGGTCGTCTATGTCACCGCCTCCGACGAAACGCAGGTGGCCGTATCCGCACTGAAATCGGGCGCGGCGGATTATGTCATCAAGGATATGGGCGCAGGCTTCTTCGATCTGCTTGCAGAAATCCTGCGACAGGCGATGGAAGGCGATCGCCTGCGCCGCGCCGAACAGGCCGCACAGATCGAAGTGGCCGCCGCGCGCGAACGCGCCGAAGTGCTGTTGATCGAGGTCAATCACCGCGTCGCCAACAGCCTGACGCTGGTGGTGTCGATGGCGCATCTCCAGGCCGCCGCGCTCCCGCCGGGCGAAGCCAAGCAAGCAATTGAGGATTTTGCCAACCGCGTCTATGCGATCGCGCAGGTGCACAAGCGGCTTTACACCTCGCAGGATATCCGCGCGGTCCAGCTCGACACCTATCTGGCCGAACTGGTGCGCGATCTGCATCGCAGCGTCACCAGCCAGAAAGCGATCACGCGGATCACCTTCGACTGCCCGCCGCTTTCGGTCAGCACCGACCGCGCAATCTCGATCGGCGTGATCCTGTCCGAACTGATCACCAACGTGACCAAATATGCCTACCCCGGCGAACGGCGCGGCGAAGTGCGCGTGCGGATCCTGTGTGACGATAGCGGTGTCGCGCGGCTCGAGGTCGATGACGACGGCGTCGGGATCAGCGGCGATACGCCGACCGGCACAGGGCTCGGCACGCAGGTGATGGATGCGCTGGCGCATGGCCTTAGCGGTCGGATCGAATTGTCGCGGCGCGACCGCGGCACCCGCGCGACGCTCCATTTCGAGGCGAATTGCGTCCCCGACTGA
- a CDS encoding hemerythrin domain-containing protein: MTKSDSPVSEAEAKAAAIARAKAIAPDIAARIGSTPATTFRGNPNIFGRLVADHDEHRALLAMVEETSGDSPDRRALFDAMVAEMHAHAAAEDQALWSVVLRNPDTTHDARHAVAEHKQIDDLIEELQEADMASPGWLAQFAKLKDKYLHHIREEEQEQFVAAEEHLSDADIKHLLSVFERRKKAEKADA, encoded by the coding sequence ATGACCAAATCCGACAGTCCGGTCAGCGAAGCCGAAGCCAAAGCGGCCGCGATCGCCCGCGCCAAGGCAATTGCCCCCGATATCGCCGCGCGCATCGGCAGCACCCCGGCGACCACCTTCCGCGGCAATCCCAACATCTTCGGCCGGCTGGTTGCCGATCATGACGAACACCGCGCATTGCTGGCGATGGTCGAGGAAACTTCGGGCGATTCGCCCGATCGGCGCGCGTTGTTCGATGCGATGGTCGCCGAAATGCACGCCCATGCCGCCGCCGAGGATCAGGCGCTGTGGTCGGTGGTGCTGCGCAATCCCGACACCACGCACGATGCGCGCCACGCGGTCGCCGAACACAAGCAGATCGACGATCTGATCGAAGAACTGCAGGAGGCCGACATGGCCTCTCCGGGCTGGCTGGCGCAGTTCGCCAAGCTCAAGGACAAGTACCTGCACCACATCCGCGAGGAGGAGCAGGAGCAGTTCGTGGCTGCCGAGGAACACCTGAGCGATGCCGACATCAAGCACCTGCTGAGCGTTTTCGAGCGCCGCAAGAAGGCCGAAAAAGCCGACGCCTGA
- a CDS encoding K+/H+ antiporter subunit F: protein MSGAVLDGAILFGFGALGLALAMNLWRLVRGPGVADRILALDTMVINVIGLIVLAGIAGSSGTSFEAALLLAMVGFVGTVAYAKFLLRGDIIE from the coding sequence ATGAGCGGCGCGGTGCTCGACGGCGCGATCCTGTTCGGCTTTGGTGCGCTCGGCCTGGCGCTGGCGATGAACCTGTGGCGGCTCGTACGCGGGCCGGGCGTGGCCGACCGCATCCTCGCGCTCGACACGATGGTGATCAATGTCATCGGGTTGATCGTGCTCGCCGGGATTGCGGGCAGCAGCGGCACCAGTTTCGAAGCCGCGCTGCTGCTCGCGATGGTCGGGTTCGTGGGCACGGTCGCCTATGCCAAGTTCCTGCTGCGCGGGGATATCATCGAATGA
- a CDS encoding NepR family anti-sigma factor, with protein MTQDKQSKSKPLRPPVAFDPVEAALKQIFNDVASEDVPDDFADLVAQLTTKSTEKKDT; from the coding sequence ATGACGCAAGACAAGCAGTCAAAGTCCAAGCCGCTTCGGCCACCGGTTGCCTTCGACCCGGTTGAAGCGGCGCTCAAGCAGATTTTCAACGACGTTGCATCCGAAGACGTCCCTGACGATTTTGCCGATCTGGTCGCACAGCTGACGACCAAATCCACCGAGAAGAAGGACACATGA
- a CDS encoding response regulator has protein sequence MSSFQAAIAAELPYLRRYARTLTGSQSIGDSAVRETLQAMIAAPDEIDEDAPVRVELYRVFHRIWSDSSLRSIDMPGAIVGSLPRRLRKALLLTTIEGFSVEETAQILDMNTAEVDDFVTQARSAIHSMLSARIMIIEDEAIIALHLKSLMMSMGNDVAAIVRTESEAIATAAQVEPELILADVNLADGSSGIDAVRHILTTMTVPVIFITAFPEKLLTGEGDEPAYVISKPFNPDNVVATVWQALLVSRETAAMAEAD, from the coding sequence ATGTCGTCATTCCAGGCTGCGATCGCGGCTGAACTTCCTTACCTTCGTCGTTACGCCCGCACGCTGACCGGGTCGCAATCGATCGGCGATTCCGCCGTACGCGAAACGCTTCAGGCGATGATCGCCGCACCCGACGAGATCGACGAGGACGCCCCCGTCCGCGTGGAACTTTACCGGGTCTTCCACCGCATCTGGAGCGATTCGTCGCTGCGCTCGATCGACATGCCCGGCGCGATCGTCGGCTCGCTTCCGCGCCGTCTGCGCAAGGCCTTGCTGCTGACCACGATCGAAGGATTTTCGGTCGAGGAAACCGCGCAGATTCTCGACATGAACACCGCCGAAGTCGATGATTTCGTCACCCAGGCCCGCAGCGCGATCCATTCGATGCTGTCGGCCCGGATCATGATCATCGAGGACGAGGCGATCATCGCGCTGCACCTCAAGTCGCTGATGATGTCGATGGGCAACGATGTAGCCGCGATCGTTCGCACCGAAAGCGAAGCGATCGCCACCGCCGCACAGGTCGAGCCCGAACTGATCCTCGCCGACGTCAACCTCGCCGACGGGTCGAGCGGGATCGATGCGGTGCGCCACATCCTGACCACGATGACCGTGCCGGTGATCTTCATCACCGCCTTCCCCGAAAAGCTGCTGACCGGCGAAGGCGACGAGCCTGCCTATGTCATCAGCAAGCCGTTCAACCCGGACAATGTCGTGGCGACCGTGTGGCAGGCATTGCTGGTCAGCCGCGAGACCGCGGCGATGGCCGAGGCGGACTGA